CGGCCTATCGCTCTATGGCCCTCAAAATCCAGCCGGAAAGATGGCCACCCTCTCCTTCAATCTCGGGGATTTATCCCCCTCGGAGGTCGCCTCTCGTCTGGAGGAGGATGGGGCAATCCTTTGCCGTCCTGGCCTTCACTGTTCGCCCTCCGCCCATAAAACGATCGGGACCTTCCCGGAGGGTACCGTTCGATTCAGCCTCGGGTACTTCAACACGACCGAAGAAATCCGAATAGCCGTCGAGGCGATCGATCGCCTCGCCAGAAAAAGATCCCCATGATTTACGCCGTCATCCTCTTCCCATCCACCCACCATGCGATTCGCGCCGAAAAGAAGGCCCGGGAGAACGGATTCTCCGTCAAACTCATCCCGGTCCCCCGCCACCTCAGCTCCGATTGCGGGGTCTGCCTTCGCTGCCCTCTTGAGCAGAGGGAGGCCTTGGAGACCCTATTGGAACAGGAGGGCGTCAGAATCGAAGCCGTCCACCCCCTCCCTTAGTTCCCGGACAGGTCACATTGAAGGCCGCTACAAAATAGTTTATAAAAATTTTCATGGAAACGTGGAGGCTTCTCGACACCGGGGCCCGCTCCGCCGCCGAAAACATGGCCCTCGATGAGGTGCTTCTCGAATTAAAAGCCCATGAGAAGATCCCTCCTACCCTCCGCTTTCTCCAATTCTCAAATCCTTCGGTCCTGGTCGGCCACCATCAATCCGTTGAGGAAGAAGTCCGCCTCGATTACTGCCAGCGGAAGGGCATCGAGATCAACCGGAGGCTCACCGGTGGCGGCGCCCTCTATTGGGGAGTGGCAGAACTGGGGTGGGAGATCTACATCTCCAAAACGGACCCCCGAATTCCATCGAGAATCGAAGACCTATATCGGATAATGGGCGAGGCCTCGGCCCATGGGTTGAGGCGGCTAGGCCTCAAAGCGTCCTTCCGACCCCGAAACGACGTGGAGGTGGGCGGAAGAAAGATTTCGGGCACAGGGGGGACCGAACTCTCCGGAGCCATTTTGTTCCAAGGGACGATCCTCGTCGATTTCGACGTCGACGAGATGCTGAGGGCCTTGAGGATTCCGACCGAGAAACTGCAGGATAAAGAGATCCAATCGGTCAAGGAGAGGGTCACCTGCCTCAAATGGGAGTTGGGTCGCGTCCCTTCCCTCTCCAACATCAAAGATTCCCTGATCAAAGGCTTTCAGGAAAGGTTTGGAGTCCGGTTCGAACCGGAGCCCTTGACCTCCCACGAGGAGAGGCTCTTAAAAGAGAGACTCCCCTATTACTCTTCTCCCGCCCACGTCTTTAAGGTGAGGGAGGCCCTGCCGCGGAGAAAGACCCTCGCTTCGGTCCTCAAAGCCCCCGGGGGGTTGATCCGGGTCTCCATGGCGATCGATACGAGGACCCAGGTGATCAACCAGATCCTGATCACGGGAGACTTCTTCGCCTATCCCAAAAGGGCCATCTTCGATCTCGAAAGCCTCCTGAAGAATTCGAAGGCCACTCCCTCCGGGATCGAACGGATCGTGAGGGACTTTTTCTCCACCGTGAAACCCCAAATCCCGGGTGTGAAGGAAGAACATCTCATCCAGGCGATTGAAGAGGCCCTCCAGAAGAAGGAGCTTCTCCCTTTCGGGTTCGACGAGAGCGAGACCCATCATCTCTTTCCCGTTTTAAAGCCCTTCAAAGAGGTGAGACGGCCGGAAGTCCTCCTCCTCCCTTATTGCGCCAAGGAAGTAGGCTGCCCCTTTCGGTACCAGAGAGGCTGCGATGGATGCGGGGGGTGCTCGATCGGCATGGCCGTGGAACTGGCAAGGTCTTTCCACATGGATCCGATCACGATCCAGAATTACGAGGACCTCGAGGCCACCCTTCGTCAGCTCAAACGATCGGGGGCGACCAGCTTCATCGGCTCCTGCTGTGAGCCTTTCTACGGGAAACATCGACCGGACTTCGAGAGGATCGGGCTTCCCGGCATCCTCGTCGATGTGGAGAGGAGCACCTGTTACGATCTGAACCGGGAGAAGGAGGCCCATTTAGGGACGTTCGAGAACCAGACCTCTCTCAACC
This portion of the Thermodesulfobacteriota bacterium genome encodes:
- a CDS encoding DUF3343 domain-containing protein — protein: MIYAVILFPSTHHAIRAEKKARENGFSVKLIPVPRHLSSDCGVCLRCPLEQREALETLLEQEGVRIEAVHPLP
- a CDS encoding DUF116 domain-containing protein — protein: METWRLLDTGARSAAENMALDEVLLELKAHEKIPPTLRFLQFSNPSVLVGHHQSVEEEVRLDYCQRKGIEINRRLTGGGALYWGVAELGWEIYISKTDPRIPSRIEDLYRIMGEASAHGLRRLGLKASFRPRNDVEVGGRKISGTGGTELSGAILFQGTILVDFDVDEMLRALRIPTEKLQDKEIQSVKERVTCLKWELGRVPSLSNIKDSLIKGFQERFGVRFEPEPLTSHEERLLKERLPYYSSPAHVFKVREALPRRKTLASVLKAPGGLIRVSMAIDTRTQVINQILITGDFFAYPKRAIFDLESLLKNSKATPSGIERIVRDFFSTVKPQIPGVKEEHLIQAIEEALQKKELLPFGFDESETHHLFPVLKPFKEVRRPEVLLLPYCAKEVGCPFRYQRGCDGCGGCSIGMAVELARSFHMDPITIQNYEDLEATLRQLKRSGATSFIGSCCEPFYGKHRPDFERIGLPGILVDVERSTCYDLNREKEAHLGTFENQTSLNLPLLKKVLEFAHG